From the Anopheles merus strain MAF chromosome 2L, AmerM5.1, whole genome shotgun sequence genome, the window CAGGCACTACTGAAGACGATTTAACAATGAAACAGAGCGAGATATTGCTCATCAGTGACGTCATTACAAAACATATGATGACTAATGGTAAAATAGAACTTATTCAAGAAGATTGGGACTATTTGCAACTTCATTGTGCACTGTATTTCAACAGTGAGCTCTCTGGCATTCCACTTTCGCTTATGGTAGGTTAGGAACTAAAGTACATATACTTCGTACATCCTGCAGAGCATTCatggttcattttttttctagccGAAGAAACCCACGCGTGGAATTGTCCAACGGTTGAAAGGTAAACAAGGCCGGTTTCGGGGTAATCTGTCTGGAAAACGAGTTGATTTTTCAGCACGTACCGTTATTTCACCTGATCCTAATTTGATGATCCACCAAGTGGGCGTACCGGACCGTGTGGCAAAGATTCTAACCTTTCCCGAGAAAGTGAATTCGGCCAACATAACGGTATGtatgatatttatttaattttacttttttttttctttggctcaacaaccgatgccggtcaaggcctgccaacccaccacttgtggggttggctttcagtgacttattgatttccccccatagcaggatagtcagtcctacatatggcggcacggtctatttggggcttgaacccatgacggacatgttgttaagtcgtacgagttgacgactgtaccatgagaccggctcattttacttttactttttttcatatttaattttactacttattacttaattttttatgtttttttgccaGCGAATGCGACAACTAATCCGCAACGGCACGGAAAAACATCCGGGAGCAAACTATGTTCAACAAAAAGGTAGTGCGTTCAAAAAATACTTAGCGTATGGCAATCGCGATAAAGTGGCACAGGACCTGAAGTGCGGTGATATTGTAGAACGACACCTTATTGACGGCGATGTTGTGCTGTTTAATCGCCAACCGAGCCTGCACAAATTAAGCATTATGTGTCACGTGGCAAAGGTTCAACCGCAACGTACGTTTCGCTTCAATGAATGTGCCTGCACTCCGTATAACGCTGATTTTGATGGAGATGAAATGAATCTGCACCTACCCCAAACTGAAGAGGCTCGCGCTGAAGCGCTTGTACTGATGGGCAACAAATCTAATTTGGTGACTCCACGCAACGGAGAGCTGCTGATCGCGGCAACGCAAGATTTTATCACTGGTGGATATCTACTGACACAGAGAGATCAATTCCTCACACTTGAACAGGTCATGCAATTAGCCGCCTGCATGTTATCCGGGCCAGACTCAAACATGGTGATTGATTTGCCAAGACCAGCTATTCTTAAACCACGAAAATTGTGGACCGGGAAACAGATATTCAGTCTCATCCTCAAACCAAATAGTCAGTCCTGTGTAAACGCGAACCTGTATACCAAAGGACGCAACTACACTAGAGACAACGATATGTGTGTAAAGGACTCTTGGGTTATAATACGAAACTCGCAATTGTTGTGTGGTGCAATGGACAAAGGTACACTTGGTTCGGGTACAAAAAATTGTATATTCTATGTAATATTGCGTGATTTTGGCGAAGAATATGCCATTAAATCGATGTGGCGCTTAGCACGGATGGCATCGTACTTTATGATGAACCATGGGTTTTCATTTGGTATCGGCGACGTAACACCGAGTCGGAAGCTGcttgaagaaaaacaaaagcttttAGAAAATGGATATCGAAAATGTGATGAATATATTGCAGAAATGAAGAAGGGAACGTTGCAGTGTCAACCGGGTTGCACGGCAGAGCAAACACTCGAAGCGGTTATGCTAAAGGAACTGTCTAGTATCCGCGAGCTTGCAGCAAAGGCTTGCTTCAGAGAGCTACATCCGACAAACAGTGCACTCATCATGGCGCAATCGGGCTCCAAGGGATCGAACATCAATATCTCCCAAATGATTGCCTGTGTTGGACAACAAGCCATCAACGGCAAAAGAGTACCGAACGGATTCGAGGACCGTGCGTTGCCTCATtttgaaaagttttgtaaGTATTGTAAAGTAGCATGAAACCACCAAATATGGAAACTGTATGTCTCTAATATTACTGTAGCAATCGTAGTACTGTGTAATGTTcccattttttcttttaatattttccaTAGCCAAAATTCCTGCGGCTCGTGGTTTCGTACAGAACAGCTTTTATTCCGGCTTAACACCAACGGAATTCTTTTTTCATACCATGGCTGGCCGAGAGGGTCTGGTTGATACTGCAGTGAAAACTGCCGAAACGGGTTACTTGCAGCGACGTTTGGTAAAATGCCTTGAAGATTTAGTAGTACAATATGACGGAACCGTACGGAACGCTATTGGGGAGGTAGTCGAATTTTCATACGGTGCTGATGGCTTGGATCCGGTCTACATGGAAGTGAAGAACAAACCGGTGGATATTGAAAGACAGTTTATGCATGTACGAAACATGCTTCCATGTCGCGATGAGATTCCTTTACGAGGGGAGGAAGTGCTAAGCGAAGGAGAACGCATTCTTTCCAAACCACAATTTTCTAACTGCCGTCAAGATTTTCGCAAGGAATGTTTGTAAGTATTTACCTTATGACTATGGTTGAGCTACTATGGAACTGTGGGTGGTGAATACATACTATGGTACTATGCAGAAACATAGTATGGTAAGTAATATGACGTTTTATCGTATCACACTTTTTATTTCGTGGTATGACGTGGTGTTGTAGAGATTTTCTGGAAAAATTCGGCAGACGTTTGTGTACACTGCAACGGCTTTATCGTAACGGTCCTAGGGTAACGACGGAAGTTCAGCGGACCACAGCTGGTCAATTGGAACAGTTCTTGTTGCAAGTACGAAATAAATACAACAAGGCCGTAACCGAACCAGGAACAGCCGTAGGTGCATTGGCGGCTCAAAGTATAGGTGAACCCGGTACGCAAATGACACTGAAAACGTTCCATTTTGCTGGAGTTGCATCAATGAACATCACGCAGGGAGTGCCTCGTATTGTCGAGATTATTAACGCTACTAAAGCCATTTCTACACCAATAATAACAGCGGAGATcgaaaacaacaccaacatGGAGTTTGCTCGCAAAGTAAAGGCTCGTATTGAAAAAACGACACTGGGAGAAATTTCGTCTTATATCGAGGAGGTGTATAAAATGAATGAGTGTTTTCTTCTCATTAAGCTCGACCTTGGTCGCATTAGAGTGCTGGGCTTGGAAGTTAATGCTGACACCATACGCTACTCGTAAGTATGCTTAAACTGTTGTCTATTTAACGGTGCTAAACAAGGCTAATTAAACATAATTGTTCCCAGAATTTGCACATCAAAACTAAAGCTGAAGCAAGAGAATGTGGAAGTATATGGACCATCGCTCATTATCATTCGGCCTGACAGCAGCAAGCACAGCCACAGCTTGAATGCGGAACTGCAACGGCTCATCACAGCAATACCAAACGTAGTGGTTGCCGGATTACCGCAAGTATCTCGCGCAGTTATTGCCGTCGATGATTCCCGCGGCACGCCCAAGTATCGATTATGCGTGGAAGGCTGTGGGTTACGTGATGTGATGGGCACATATGGAGTGATCGGAAACAGAACTAAGAGTAACAACATTTTGGAGGTGTACCAAACGCTAGGTATTGAAGCAGCGCGTACTACCATTATGACTGAAATTACTGAAGTAATGGAGGGGCATGGTATGAGCGTAGATCATCGACACATCATGCTACTCTCTGGCCAGATGACATCGAGGGGTGAAGTGCTTGGAATCACCCGTCACGGTCTGGCGAAAATGCGCGAGTCCGTGTTTAACCTTGCATCGGTAAGAAACATAAATTGTGATATTTCTACgcaattgtttttttagagCGTGAGTTTAAACTTAACTAAATTCTATCAATGTTCTATAGTTTGAAAAAACAGCGGATCACTTGTTTGATGCTGCATACTATGGCCAAACGGATTCAGTGGATGGCGTTTCGGAGCGTATCATTTTGGGAATGCCTGCATCAATTGGTACTGGATTATTCAAACTAATTCATAATCACAGCAATACACAACTTGAGTCGATTAGTTGCCCTATTTTTAATGTGGTATAACCTTAACCATAACTCCTGATAAGAGTTTCGTATTGTAGTAGTGAGATTCTAACAACAGCGATAGTTAGATATCATTAGTGGTACCGCGCCATCTAACACAGATAACATCCCGGAGCGTACGCACAGATAATAAAGATATAACTTGATGATTATCAACCAGACTGAACACACGTGTTTTATTGAGTACCACACGTATcacaaaaaatgtaataaaataaatctaatCTTTCTTTAATACAAGCATTTAAAAAGCTAAAATTTACCAGAACATAACTTTTCCATGATTTCATGATTGTACGTTGAGTGCAGCATTAGTCCCAGCACTCCGGCTCGTGATGCCATTGCCTGACGAATTTGACGTTCCTGTTCGACGAGTTCATCCATTTTTAACCACTGTCGAACTCGTTCAAGATCAATTTCTGCACGTCGTATTTTTTCCCATACATAATGTTTGAAGCAAGATTTCTTTGGTGCCCTgtaagaaaatgaaatgaaaatttgagcataactgtttttctttttgtttttgtttatcttaACATTTATACAATCCTACCGGCAAAATTCTCCTGTTAGTTCAAATACATTTCGTACTAAAGGGCAACCACAGACGTCCGTATCATTGATTTTTGGGTCCTTGCAGTGTTCTGGGCATAACACTCGTAAACGTTTGCAGTATGTCTTGCTAGCCGGATTGTAGAAATCACAGAACATTGAATTGCCGTCAATTCGTGTCTTGAAAATGCTGCCAAAACTTGCCTGACTCTCGTATTTGTTGAAACATTTCTCCATATGGCGAATTGCAGTTTTTGAATGAATCTCATGACCACACGTTATGCAGTACATTGACATTTCATCCTCCAAATCAGCATTTTCCAATGCATTTGGATCCAACGTGCACCTCTTTGCACGTTCAACCAGCAGATCCAACTCAGCATGTCGATTATCCAGCTCTGCCAGAGTAGCTCTAACTATCGCTTGCTTCATACGAATTGATTCAAGTGCcttcttgttttgttcttcACCAACAGCTGGACTAAGAGACCACTCTTGAATACGTTGAGGTAAAACCTGATAGATTCGGCTCGTTGCTAACTTCATGCCACATTCATCCGAACAGTACTTTGATTGGGGTCGGGCGGTCATAATACACCCGGGACCGTAGCATTGTCGTTCGCCTTCCAATGCAGGGTTACAAAAAACCTCTGGAGTAACAGACCGTTTtcgctttttgtttcttcctccTGCTTTTATAGCTGCTCGCTCCTTCTTCCGGGTACTTGAGTTGCTGCAAATACGCATATCGCAACGCTGCTTTCGGCCGTTCTTAGTGAGACCCAAACAACCTTCACAGTTACCGCAATTTTCGGCAAGGCAACCGTCGCAGCTACCGCAACGCTTCTCAGATAAACCACCAATGGgagtttccttctttttttttttaggctttttttcttccggGAGCGGGATTGGACCAGGCGCTGGGACCAAGCGGAAAACGGTCTGTAAAGAAGGGTCTTCTTCTTTGCATCGCTGACAGTAGTAATGCTTGATATGCTTGGCTTCCTTTTCTGACACATTAATACAATCTCCATGGTACCATTCTTCGCATGCATCGCAACAACTAAAACGTAAAGGAACAAGAGCATATATTATTGTATTAAACAACGCAAACCGTTTCGAACATTTATCCATACATCATGAATCGCGAAGAATCGGAAGATCTACACAAGCAGTAAGCTTGTCCATCTTGTTTATAAATAGTGGCAATCTTGCTTTTCCTTTCAGGCAAGTCGAATTCCTTAGCTATTTCCTCTTTCTGTAAGTAACAAGCGAATTCCATATAAACCCATTTAATTTGAGTAATTACGTAAGATCCAACGGAAGAAACTTATAACATAcggattttttctttctcttcttttgttCACTCATTGTGTGCTTATTAGAATTTTAATGTGTATAAGTTACGCTGAGCGCAAAAAACACGAATATGCGATTAATAGATTGATTTGACAGCTAGTTAGGCCCGTacaaggtgtatggatattaggaggtgaagtgcttcagagcaaattgacatttcacgacttgacataacaatcaagatctattaaggagaacaggtcgatgcaaagcccattgctaggttgccattttcagctcgtttttgacagtttcatgaaaaagtgtttacaaacaaatggctaatagttaacgcacaaaagtggacgaatttactattaggaaggttatattggttaaatttcttgcggtcaatcacttctgaagaataaaggagaagtaattgcagtctactctgcattcagaaacattgataacctttttcattgtttgccattccgtgaccacaaaccactaccgtttgcaacggtcctgctggaaaaacgaaatgtttaacatgttccactgggttaaagaagtcctttttactttcaattgaacactgagagtaaaatgaaacatccaatcgacacacactggtacaatatgcataccgtcatttacttataacccggctacgaatgataaatgagatccttggattatatcagtcatgtaatattctaatttgtttctaattcttcaaatattctaccaggaattgaatgtaaaatgctgaacaaaactctcattcactccatagcaacgtccatcgctaaacataaacaatgttcactttaactgtcaaaattttcccatggcccAAGTGACAAAATCgacatgttttctcgctctcacaGGTTTACTGACCTATTGGGTAGAatgagaaagcatgtcgattttgttggttgggggctttctgtcaatttactctaagcgcttctacctgttctctttcaaggactCTTTCAATTGTGTCCCAAGCGAGTAAATTTATCACTTTTCGGTTGTGTTTTCGATTGATATTTCGTGCACGATTTCACAAACGAAACAGTGTACGAGATTCAGACTTTTTTCGGCACATAACTTCAACCGCGTGTTAGCCATGTTTGCTATCTTCGTTGCATGTCTAGCATTAGACATTTTGAGattaaatagtttttacaTTGTTGATGTTTATATGAATGATACTTTACGAAAAAACTCAACGGATTTAAATGCAAACTAAACATAATAGtcaaaaagaaatacaaatGACTTGCTTCAACGCTGGGCTTGGAGAGCGAAATCATATATTGTCAGTCATATATTGCTAGTGGTGTGATGAGTGCATAGAGTGAGTCCAtagaaaaatcatcaaagcatccagtttgttatggatctaactgtcaaaccaggttttcttcctattttcgtttttagacGTCAAATTGCACTCGATAACCCCACCTAATACAggtggtccccgagatacacggttaatggggaccgaaaacgaccgcaaaataccacgtatctcgaatttccgcgtaagtcgaatctcgtgatttccaatcaaaatatcacaaactTTCGTGAAATTTTGCacgtagggggtggttttcgccactaaattaaatatatgatatgtttctactgaattaatcctttttaaacagtattttatattcgttcaatacggaaattatttggtatttcacaatggatgtgtcaaatcagtacaatttgctcaaagaactgtcaaatttggaaaactgcgtatctccgaatccgcgtataagaggtaccgtgtatctcggggaccgcctgtatattaTCAGCTCACATTGttcacatgattttaaattccccaagcgccacagattaagcttaaacgactggaaaattgaatatccatataaaaaaatgaaagctccacagcttcattggtttgatcaatagatggcgtattacaactcatcattatattgctatcctgttcttgcaatgtgtttcgacaagtttcatcttatcatgacctatatagccttataactttctgagcaaaaatctatgtgaatggtcgtgtggtcagatacgtgggtatcaacaccaacgaccataactcaattctcacttgcttcagtactggtggtttccgttggagttagtaattaaacaattg encodes:
- the LOC121592472 gene encoding DNA-directed RNA polymerase III subunit RPC1, with protein sequence MPKEQFREADVIKKISHVSFNIDSPQQIQQEAHIHVVAKNLYNQNADRTPVAYGVLDRRMGVSQKDAICETCKKGLNDCVGHFGYIDLALPVFHVGHFRATITILQSICKVCSRVMLKEEEKKNFSTRLVNPNLSYLAKKSIHSQVLKKAKKNTKCPYCNSLNGPVKKGPGLMKIVHEPFRGKKPSDPQVTNALHEMQAAVESNRELAQTVVGPSSLSKELNPVEVLDLFRNIPKSDVPLLGMTSTYSNPADLIVTRVFVPPVCIRPSVVSEVKAGTTEDDLTMKQSEILLISDVITKHMMTNGKIELIQEDWDYLQLHCALYFNSELSGIPLSLMPKKPTRGIVQRLKGKQGRFRGNLSGKRVDFSARTVISPDPNLMIHQVGVPDRVAKILTFPEKVNSANITRMRQLIRNGTEKHPGANYVQQKGSAFKKYLAYGNRDKVAQDLKCGDIVERHLIDGDVVLFNRQPSLHKLSIMCHVAKVQPQRTFRFNECACTPYNADFDGDEMNLHLPQTEEARAEALVLMGNKSNLVTPRNGELLIAATQDFITGGYLLTQRDQFLTLEQVMQLAACMLSGPDSNMVIDLPRPAILKPRKLWTGKQIFSLILKPNSQSCVNANLYTKGRNYTRDNDMCVKDSWVIIRNSQLLCGAMDKGTLGSGTKNCIFYVILRDFGEEYAIKSMWRLARMASYFMMNHGFSFGIGDVTPSRKLLEEKQKLLENGYRKCDEYIAEMKKGTLQCQPGCTAEQTLEAVMLKELSSIRELAAKACFRELHPTNSALIMAQSGSKGSNINISQMIACVGQQAINGKRVPNGFEDRALPHFEKFSKIPAARGFVQNSFYSGLTPTEFFFHTMAGREGLVDTAVKTAETGYLQRRLVKCLEDLVVQYDGTVRNAIGEVVEFSYGADGLDPVYMEVKNKPVDIERQFMHVRNMLPCRDEIPLRGEEVLSEGERILSKPQFSNCRQDFRKECLDFLEKFGRRLCTLQRLYRNGPRVTTEVQRTTAGQLEQFLLQVRNKYNKAVTEPGTAVGALAAQSIGEPGTQMTLKTFHFAGVASMNITQGVPRIVEIINATKAISTPIITAEIENNTNMEFARKVKARIEKTTLGEISSYIEEVYKMNECFLLIKLDLGRIRVLGLEVNADTIRYSICTSKLKLKQENVEVYGPSLIIIRPDSSKHSHSLNAELQRLITAIPNVVVAGLPQVSRAVIAVDDSRGTPKYRLCVEGCGLRDVMGTYGVIGNRTKSNNILEVYQTLGIEAARTTIMTEITEVMEGHGMSVDHRHIMLLSGQMTSRGEVLGITRHGLAKMRESVFNLASFEKTADHLFDAAYYGQTDSVDGVSERIILGMPASIGTGLFKLIHNHSNTQLESISCPIFNVV
- the LOC121592473 gene encoding CXXC-type zinc finger protein 1-like; its protein translation is MSEQKKRKKKSKEEIAKEFDLPERKSKIATIYKQDGQAYCLCRSSDSSRFMICCDACEEWYHGDCINVSEKEAKHIKHYYCQRCKEEDPSLQTVFRLVPAPGPIPLPEEKKPKKKKKETPIGGLSEKRCGSCDGCLAENCGNCEGCLGLTKNGRKQRCDMRICSNSSTRKKERAAIKAGGRNKKRKRSVTPEVFCNPALEGERQCYGPGCIMTARPQSKYCSDECGMKLATSRIYQVLPQRIQEWSLSPAVGEEQNKKALESIRMKQAIVRATLAELDNRHAELDLLVERAKRCTLDPNALENADLEDEMSMYCITCGHEIHSKTAIRHMEKCFNKYESQASFGSIFKTRIDGNSMFCDFYNPASKTYCKRLRVLCPEHCKDPKINDTDVCGCPLVRNVFELTGEFCRAPKKSCFKHYVWEKIRRAEIDLERVRQWLKMDELVEQERQIRQAMASRAGVLGLMLHSTYNHEIMEKLCSGKF